The following coding sequences lie in one Deinococcus sp. JMULE3 genomic window:
- a CDS encoding ParB/RepB/Spo0J family partition protein, which yields MNKFARKSSDRMTAVLDRARDYAAPTPAATPGLIPVAHIDANPDQPRRHFDEVALQDLARSVAAQGVLQPILVRPVGTRFQIVFGERRFRAAQLAGLTSIPAMVKAVADADLPVVAALENLQRHDLNRFEEVRAKVHLVAELFSITPPEVPTYLKRLRAQPDEHAADVLALEQLFGQLGGEQWRSFVVNGLPVLNLPDGIRRAVEDGTLAYSKALLIARAPAAHQDALVGNTLTHGWTQTELQRQIRALLSPTPAATVSPDTLAALKRQLTPRRLADLTPDRRTEAERLMRALQDLLNSSHTRGVDASDS from the coding sequence ATGAACAAGTTCGCCCGCAAGAGCAGTGACCGCATGACCGCCGTGCTGGACCGGGCGCGGGACTACGCGGCGCCCACGCCGGCCGCCACGCCCGGTCTGATTCCAGTGGCGCATATCGATGCGAACCCCGATCAGCCCCGGCGGCATTTCGATGAGGTCGCCCTGCAGGACCTGGCCCGCAGCGTCGCTGCGCAGGGCGTGCTGCAACCGATCCTGGTCCGGCCCGTTGGGACGCGGTTCCAGATCGTGTTCGGCGAGCGGCGCTTCCGGGCGGCGCAACTGGCCGGGCTGACGTCCATCCCGGCCATGGTGAAGGCCGTCGCGGACGCCGATCTGCCCGTGGTGGCGGCACTGGAAAACCTGCAACGGCATGACCTCAACCGCTTCGAGGAGGTCCGCGCGAAGGTGCACCTGGTGGCTGAACTGTTCAGCATCACGCCCCCGGAGGTGCCGACATACCTGAAACGCCTGCGCGCCCAGCCGGACGAGCACGCGGCGGACGTCCTGGCCCTGGAGCAACTGTTCGGGCAACTGGGCGGGGAACAGTGGCGGTCATTCGTGGTCAACGGGCTGCCGGTCCTGAATCTGCCTGACGGAATCCGCCGCGCCGTCGAGGACGGAACGCTGGCCTACAGCAAGGCCCTGCTGATCGCCCGGGCACCGGCCGCGCATCAGGATGCGCTGGTCGGCAACACCCTCACGCACGGCTGGACCCAGACTGAACTCCAGCGGCAGATCCGCGCCCTGCTCTCCCCCACTCCTGCGGCCACGGTCTCGCCGGACACGCTGGCCGCGCTGAAACGGCAGCTCACGCCGCGCCGCCTGGCCGACCTGACGCCCGACCGGCGCACCGAGGCCGAGCGGCTGATGCGCGCCCTGCAGGACCTGCTGAACTCATCCCACACACGCGGCGTGGACGCCTCCGATTCCTGA
- a CDS encoding EAL domain-containing protein has translation MDSAPFLPPGTPYARHRSQMLEAVFQHSPIGKALVSTEGQFITVNPAMSNILGYEAETLKQLTFQEITHPDDLEADLTLLRELSRGERDHYTMVKRYRHRDGHLVWAQLDVAMVVEDSGVPAFYIAQIQDATDRLDHERALTDRLRLALDATQDGIWDWELPRPDVTVSTTLLNLTGLTARAETISARAWLRLVHPADRHLILTALRSHLRGEQARIDVTCRQRQPDRRWRWVSLRGRVTRRNDAGHATRLTGTLGDVDGRVRAQQDLQVLLDHLPAMIGYWDCNLEPRFANRTLLTWSEPDGHGPETPVHPFPLDTVRRALNGEEQRCELQVNTRKGTRQARLHLIPDRQDGEVLGVFALGVDITDLRETERALFEQKELARVTLKSIGDSVVTTDPHGRVTSMNTVAQRMTGWTLEEAMGQPVETVMPLTDEASGQPLPNPLRIALTEHRPQGMAPGALLTSRDGRTYRVEDSAAPITTEQGQHLGGVIVFHDVTEKRALSDHMTYLAQHDALTDLPNRTLLQARLQYMTELSGRQDSTFVVAFLDLDGFKTVNDTLGHAVGDDLLRQVAGRLRSHLRSSDTLSRVGGDEFVLLLPAPITRAQAERATDKLLARLRDPFTVGDHEVRVSASIGAVIYPHDGQTGEELMKRADLAMYRAKASGRNRVCYFDASQEREEIEKHRLVQALQLAVDRQQFDLAYQPKVDGRTGQITGVEALLRWSPDGQPVAPNRFIHVVEELGQMKPLGRWVLTTACQQGQQWLEAGHPLQVAVNVSPVQFRDPDFVATVREALDRTGFPPHLLELEVTESVLMHEVGRVKAVLTDLRDLGVHTAIDDFGTGYSSLSYLHALPLDILKIDRAFVSGAMNDARSDALLRGIVSLARALNLNLTAEGVETDAERRHLLDIGCETMQGFLFAPPMSPADLRARLAQPAPALHTPLRPPEY, from the coding sequence ATGGACTCAGCTCCCTTCCTGCCGCCCGGGACACCGTACGCCAGGCACCGCTCGCAGATGCTGGAGGCGGTCTTCCAGCATTCGCCGATCGGGAAGGCGCTGGTGTCCACGGAAGGCCAGTTCATCACGGTGAACCCCGCAATGAGCAACATCCTGGGTTACGAGGCCGAGACGCTCAAACAACTCACCTTTCAGGAGATCACGCACCCGGACGACCTGGAAGCAGACCTGACCCTGCTGCGGGAACTGAGCCGCGGTGAGCGTGACCACTACACCATGGTGAAAAGGTACCGGCACCGCGACGGCCACCTCGTGTGGGCGCAACTGGACGTCGCCATGGTCGTCGAGGACAGTGGGGTCCCCGCCTTCTACATCGCGCAGATCCAGGATGCCACCGACCGGCTCGACCACGAGCGCGCCCTCACCGACCGCCTCCGCCTGGCGCTGGACGCCACCCAGGACGGCATCTGGGACTGGGAACTGCCCCGCCCGGACGTGACGGTCTCCACGACGCTGCTGAACCTGACCGGACTGACCGCCCGTGCCGAGACGATCTCCGCACGGGCGTGGCTGCGGCTGGTGCACCCGGCGGACCGTCACCTGATCCTCACGGCACTGCGATCCCACCTGCGCGGTGAGCAGGCACGGATCGACGTCACCTGTCGCCAGCGTCAACCGGACCGACGCTGGCGCTGGGTGTCCCTGCGCGGGCGTGTCACCCGGCGAAACGACGCGGGCCACGCCACACGCCTGACCGGCACACTGGGCGACGTCGACGGTCGCGTCCGGGCACAGCAGGATCTGCAGGTTCTGCTTGACCACCTGCCCGCCATGATCGGGTACTGGGACTGCAACCTGGAGCCCCGCTTCGCCAACCGCACGCTCCTGACCTGGTCCGAACCGGACGGACACGGGCCGGAGACACCCGTACACCCGTTTCCCCTGGACACGGTGAGGCGCGCCCTGAACGGCGAGGAGCAACGCTGTGAACTTCAGGTCAACACCCGCAAGGGCACTCGGCAGGCCCGACTTCATCTCATTCCGGACCGGCAGGACGGGGAGGTCCTGGGCGTCTTCGCGCTGGGCGTGGACATCACCGATCTGCGCGAGACCGAACGGGCCCTGTTCGAGCAGAAGGAACTTGCCCGGGTGACGTTGAAATCAATCGGTGACAGTGTCGTCACCACCGACCCTCACGGACGGGTGACCTCGATGAATACAGTCGCGCAGCGCATGACCGGCTGGACCCTTGAGGAGGCGATGGGACAGCCGGTCGAGACAGTGATGCCACTCACCGACGAGGCCAGCGGGCAACCACTGCCCAATCCCCTGCGGATCGCCCTGACCGAGCATCGACCACAGGGCATGGCACCGGGCGCCCTCCTGACCAGCCGTGACGGCCGGACGTACCGTGTGGAAGATTCCGCAGCGCCGATCACGACCGAGCAGGGCCAGCATCTCGGCGGCGTGATCGTCTTCCACGACGTGACTGAGAAACGCGCGCTGTCCGATCACATGACCTATCTCGCGCAGCACGACGCGCTTACCGACCTGCCCAACCGCACCCTGCTCCAGGCCCGACTGCAGTACATGACGGAACTCAGTGGGCGGCAGGACTCGACGTTCGTCGTGGCGTTCCTGGACCTCGACGGCTTCAAGACCGTGAACGACACCCTCGGGCACGCGGTCGGTGACGACCTGCTGCGTCAGGTCGCCGGGCGCCTCCGGAGCCACCTGCGCAGTTCGGACACCCTCAGCCGCGTCGGCGGTGACGAGTTTGTCCTGCTGCTGCCTGCACCGATCACCCGCGCCCAGGCTGAACGCGCCACAGACAAACTGCTCGCCCGGCTGCGCGACCCCTTCACGGTCGGCGACCACGAGGTGCGCGTCAGTGCCAGCATCGGCGCGGTCATCTACCCCCACGACGGGCAGACCGGCGAGGAGCTGATGAAACGCGCCGACCTCGCCATGTACCGCGCCAAGGCGTCGGGACGCAACCGCGTATGCTACTTCGACGCGAGTCAGGAACGGGAGGAAATCGAGAAGCACCGCCTCGTCCAGGCCCTGCAACTCGCCGTGGATCGCCAGCAGTTCGACCTGGCCTACCAGCCCAAAGTCGACGGGCGCACAGGCCAGATCACCGGGGTCGAGGCGCTGCTGCGGTGGTCTCCGGACGGGCAACCCGTCGCACCCAACCGGTTCATTCACGTCGTGGAGGAACTCGGGCAGATGAAGCCGCTGGGCAGGTGGGTGCTGACGACCGCGTGCCAACAGGGCCAGCAGTGGCTGGAGGCAGGTCACCCGCTGCAGGTGGCCGTTAATGTCTCACCCGTGCAGTTCCGTGATCCGGATTTTGTGGCCACCGTGCGGGAGGCACTGGACCGGACCGGATTTCCGCCGCACCTGCTGGAACTCGAGGTGACCGAGAGCGTCCTGATGCACGAGGTCGGGCGGGTGAAGGCGGTGCTCACGGACCTGCGGGACCTGGGCGTGCACACGGCCATCGACGACTTCGGTACAGGCTACTCCAGCCTCAGTTACCTGCACGCCCTGCCGCTGGATATCCTGAAGATCGACCGCGCCTTCGTGAGCGGCGCCATGAACGACGCACGCAGCGACGCCCTGCTGCGCGGCATCGTCAGCCTGGCACGCGCACTGAATCTGAACCTGACCGCCGAGGGCGTCGAGACGGATGCCGAGCGGCGCCACCTGCTGGACATCGGATGCGAGACCATGCAAGGCTTTCTGTTTGCCCCACCCATGAGCCCCGCAGATCTGCGTGCCCGGCTGGCGCAACCGGCACCCGCCCTGCACACGCCGCTTCGACCGCCTGAATATTGA
- a CDS encoding type II toxin-antitoxin system prevent-host-death family antitoxin, with the protein MANKSVGVRSLREDLPDVLREVKETGRPVTVTRHGEALATIVPGTVTGPTKAPRILALNSLKGGVGKTTITMHLAAAISASGERVVVLDADEEVSALRWQQHAQADGITLPFRVVAADRNSLMRQARELARDGTVVIIDTPPNNREILKSAATVADVVLVPVLPTAMDLDRLGTTLELLADLEAALPNFNYAIVLNRFDARKAMAHDANAALDRHPRFETVIRSLASYERGFGTAPSDLEQFRTLWQELLSVMEGA; encoded by the coding sequence ATGGCCAACAAGAGTGTCGGTGTGCGGTCCCTGCGTGAAGACCTGCCGGATGTCCTGCGGGAAGTGAAGGAGACGGGCCGCCCGGTGACGGTCACGCGGCATGGCGAGGCGCTCGCCACCATCGTGCCCGGCACGGTCACCGGTCCCACGAAGGCGCCGCGCATCCTGGCCCTGAATTCCCTCAAGGGCGGTGTGGGCAAGACGACCATCACGATGCACCTCGCGGCAGCGATCTCAGCGAGTGGCGAGCGGGTCGTGGTGCTGGACGCCGACGAGGAGGTCAGTGCGCTGCGCTGGCAGCAGCACGCTCAGGCCGACGGCATCACCCTGCCGTTCCGGGTCGTGGCGGCCGACCGCAACAGCCTCATGCGGCAGGCCCGGGAACTCGCCCGCGACGGCACGGTCGTGATCATCGACACGCCCCCCAACAACCGCGAGATCCTCAAGAGCGCCGCGACGGTCGCTGACGTCGTCCTGGTGCCGGTGCTGCCCACCGCGATGGATCTGGATCGCCTCGGCACCACGCTGGAACTGCTCGCCGATCTCGAGGCGGCCCTCCCGAACTTCAACTACGCGATCGTCCTCAACCGCTTCGATGCCCGGAAGGCCATGGCGCACGATGCGAACGCCGCCCTGGACCGCCATCCACGTTTCGAGACGGTCATCCGGTCGCTCGCCTCGTACGAACGGGGCTTCGGCACCGCGCCGAGTGACCTCGAGCAGTTCCGCACCCTGTGGCAGGAACTCCTGAGCGTGATGGAGGGCGCATGA